The Salvelinus sp. IW2-2015 unplaced genomic scaffold, ASM291031v2 Un_scaffold1481, whole genome shotgun sequence genome has a window encoding:
- the LOC112070977 gene encoding NLR family CARD domain-containing protein 3-like, with translation MFTNDNNNLMAKGRSLHKKKLYQDAVDKALQFENGHLDLFLRFLLGLSLQSNQHLLQGLLTQTGSRSQSNKKTVKYIKEKIRKKLPLERCINLFHCLNELNDHSLVEEIQSYLRSGSLSKSKLSSGQWSALVFMLLTSEKLDVFDLKKYIRSDASLLKLLPVVRSSRTALLNECKLTKKSCEALASVLKSNSCCLRLLDMSGNKLQDSGVKLLSAGLEDPHCKLETLKLAGCSVTGKGCASLVSALRSNPSHLKELDLSGNTPGVSGVKLLSSVQEDPLYKLETLQLND, from the exons ATGTTCACTAACGACAACAACAATCTGATGGCTAAAGGGAGATCCCTCCACAAAAAGAAACTATACCAAGATGCAGTGGACAAGGCCTTGCAGTTTGAAAATGGCCACCTGGACcttttcctccgcttccttcttGGCCTTTCACTGCAGTCCAATCAGCATCTCCTACAAGGCCTACTGACACAGACAGGAAGCAGATCACAAAGCAACAAGAAAACAGTCAAGTACATCAAGGAGAAGATCAGAAAGAAACTCCCTCTGGAGAGGtgcatcaatctgttccactgtctgaatgaactgaatgaccattctctagtggaggagatccaaagctACCTGAGATCAGGAAGTCTCTCAAAATCTAAACTCTCATCTGgacagtggtcagctctggtcttcATGTTGCTGACCTCCGAGAagctggatgtgtttgacctgaagaaatacaTCAGATCAGATGCATCTCTTCTCAAACTTCTCCCAGTTGTCAGATCCTCTAGAACAGCCCT GCTGAACGAATGTAAACTCACCAAGAAAAGCTGTGAGGCACTGGCTTCTGTTCTCAAATCAAACTCTTGCTGTCTGAGACTGCTGGACATGAGTGGCAATAAACTRcaggattcaggagtgaagctgctctctgctggactggaggatccacactgtaaactggagacattGAA GCTGGCAGGCTGCAGCGTCACAGggaaaggctgtgcttctctggtctcagctctgaggtcaaacccctcccaCCTGAAGGAGCTGGACCTGAGTGGAAATACTCCAGGAGTCTCTGGAGTAAAGCTGCTCTCTTCTGTACAAGAGGATCCCCTCTATAAACTGGAGACACTGCA GTTAAATGATTGA